One Engraulis encrasicolus isolate BLACKSEA-1 chromosome 5, IST_EnEncr_1.0, whole genome shotgun sequence DNA segment encodes these proteins:
- the LOC134448779 gene encoding uncharacterized protein LOC134448779: protein MLEGGIIRESSSPWAAPIVLVQKKNGSWRFCVDYRRLNSVTKKDAFPLPRIEDSLTTLSQAAWYSTLDLASGYWQVRVEEPDREKTAFTTPFGLFEWDRMPFGLCNAPATFQRLMQRCLSGQMVESTLVYLDDIIVFSPDFSTHLRHLEGVFQAMERYGLKLRPEKCQLLRQEVKFLGHRVSHQGVSPDPDKVSAVQEWQTPRTVRQVRSFLGFVGYYRRFIKDFSKIAKPLNALLGDAGRPRGRGSPSVAWSPDCDSAFQRLKAELLQAPILAYADFSLPFILYTDASNAGLGAVLAQEQQGAERVIAYASRSLHPAEKNDANYSSFKLELLALKWALSEKFKDYLWGAQVTVVTDNNPLVHLQTARLGAVEQRWVAQLANFNYQIRYRPGKQHTNADVLSRPEDSGGVAADRHIPTDSPLEEGLMVGVIEAPGTSRATTPASWGWDPRRWRELQTADPNLRVVRGYVQRERLPPAPERQAQTQDVRQLLSHWRRLSLREGVLCRDRRDPGTQEVVKQVVVPRNQAQPLLEAYHTDLFTKFAWAIPTLDQTAVTTARALWSNVFQPFGCPETLHSDQGPNFEAKVMQELCQLYGCRKTRTTPYHPQGNGGCERFNQTLLSLLGTLEVEQQDRWAEYLPSLVQSYNNSVHSSTGYAPSFLMFGRHVRLPTDLLLGTTQTEEGQSTTDWVSRHHQRLLYAYEKVTEHLGAAAAKNKRLYDRTAQDAPLLPGERVLIRDHQRRGRGKLCDRWESQPYVVVGCPRPDSPVYTVRPEGRAGPDRVLHRNLLYPAPTTHKCGPQSPKYQRRRRHPLHPSWDGL, encoded by the coding sequence ATGTTGGAGGGAGGCATTATCAGGGAGAGCAGCAGCCCCTGGGCTGCCCCAATCGTCCTGGTCCAAAAGAAAAATGGCAGTTGGAGGTTCTGCGTAGACTACCGCAGGCTCAACAGCGTGACTAAGAAGGATGCCTTCCCCCTGCCCCGGATCGAAGACTCGCTCACCACCCTGTCCCAGGCGGCCTGGTACTCCACCCTGGACCTGGCTAGCGGCTATTGGCAGGTACGGGTGGAGGAGCCAGACAGGGAGAAAACGGCCTTTACGACACCCTTTGGGCTCTTCGAGTGGgacagaatgccttttggcctcTGCAACGCACCGGCCACGTTCCAGAGGTTGATGCAGCGGTGCCTCAGCGGGCAAATGGTGGAGTCCACACTTGTGTATCTGGACGACATTATAGTGTTCTCCCCAGATTTCTCCACCCACCTGCGCCACCTTGAGGGGGTCTTCCAGGCGATGGAGAGATATGGCCTAAAACTGCGGCCAGAGAAGTGCCAGCTCCTCCGCCAAGAGGTTAAGTTCTTGGGCCACAGAGTTAGCCACCAGGGGGTCTCCCCAGACCCAGACAAGGTGTCCGCGGTGCAAGAGTGGCAGACCCCAAGGACCGTCCGTCAGGTGCGCTCCTTTTTGGGGTTTGTGGGGTACTACCGGCGCTTCATTAAGGACTTTTCAAAAATCGCCAAGCCGCTGAATGCACTTCTGGGGGATGCTGGACGGCCCCGCGGCAGGGGGTCTCCGTCTGTAGCCTGGAGCCCCGACTGCGACTCTGCTTTCCAGCGACTGAAGGCTGAATTGCTGCAGGCCCCCATCCTGGCGTATGCAGACTTCTCTCTGCCTTTTATTTTATATACAGACGCCAGTAATGCAGGACTGGGCGCGGTGCTGGCCCAGGAACAGCAAGGGGCTGAGAGGGTTATCGCGTACGCCAGCAGAAGCCTACACCCCGCTGAGAAGAACGACGCCAACTACAGCTCTTTTAAGCTGGAGCTCTTAGCGCTGAAATGGGCACTGAGCGAAAAATTTAAAGATTACCTGTGGGGCGCACAGGTGACTGTGGTGACGGATAATAACCCCCTTGTCCACCTCCAAACGGCCAGACTAGGGGCGGTGGAGCAGCGATGGGTAGCCCAGTTGGCTAATTTCAACTATCAGATCCGCTACCGGCCAGGCAAACAACATACTAATGCAGATGTGCTTTCCAGGCCAGAAGACTCAGGAGGGGTTGCTGCAGACAGGCACATACCCACTGACTCCCCACTGGAAGAGGGTCTGATGGTTGGAGTCATCGAAGCGCCGGGGACGAGCAGAGCCACAACACCCGCCAGCTGGGGCTGGGACCCACGACGGTGGCGAGAGCTGCAGACAGCTGATCCCAATCTGCGGGTGGTCCGCGGCTACGTGCAGCGCGAGAGGTTGCCTCCAGCCCCAGAgagacaagcacagacacaggacGTGCGGCAGCTACTGAGCCATTGGCGTCGGCTAAGCCTGCGAGAAGGGGTGTTGTGCCGGGACAGACGAGACCCGGGGACCCAGGAGGTCGTGAAGCAGGTAGTGGTACCCCGGAACCAGGCACAGCCCCTGCTGGAGGCCTACCACACCGACCTCTTCACCAAGTTTGCCTGGGCGATTCCCACCCTCGACCAAACCGCTGTCACCACCGCCAGAGCGCTGTGGAGCAACGTGTTCCAACCATTTGGCTGCCCCGAGACTCTGCATTCGGACCAGGGTCCCAATTTTGAAGCCAAGGTCATGCAGGAGCTGTGCCAGCTCTACGGGTGTCGGAAGACCCGAACCACCCCATACCATCCTCAAGGCAACGGTGGATGCGAGCGTTTTAACCAAACGCTGCTGAGCCTGCTGGGGACTTTGGAGGTAGAGCAACAAGACCGCTGGGCAGAGTACCTCCCCTCCCTAGTGCAGTCCTACAACAACAGCGTGCACAGCAGCACCGGCTATGCTCCATCATTCCTGATGTTCGGGAGGCATGTCCGACTACCCACAGACCTGCTTCTCGGGACCACCCAGACCGAAGAGGGCCAGAGTACAACTGACTGGGTGAGTCGTCACCATCAACGCCTGCTGTATGCTTACGAGAAGGTCACAGAGCACTTAGGTGCTGCCGCAGCAAAGAACAAAAGGTTGTATGACCGTACTGCCCAGGATGCACCCCTGCTACCGGGGGAGCGGGTCTTGATTCGGGACCACCAGCGCCGCGGACGGGGGAAGCTGTGTGACCGCTGGGAATCCCAGCCTTACGTGGTGGTCGGCTGCCCCCGACCTGACAGTCCGGTGTACACAGTGAGGCCCGAGGGCCGGGCTGGTCCTGACCGAGTGCTCCACCGTAACCTACTCTACCCTGCCCCAACTACCCACAAGTGCGGCCCCCAGTCCCCGAAGTACCAGAGGCGCCGGcggcaccccctgcacccctccTGGGATGGGCTTTAG